DNA from Daucus carota subsp. sativus chromosome 1, DH1 v3.0, whole genome shotgun sequence:
GCTGCTGCAAATTTCTTGTCGCGTTTCCTCTTTCCACCTCTGCTTCGTTTCTTTTCAGTGTTATCATTTTTCTCTCCATTTTCTCGAGATTCCAGTGCATGATCAAGAGATTGCTTTGATGGAAGGACTCTCACAGAGATGGGATCCACAATTCCCTGACCCGTAGCACCAAGACCCATACCTTCGGAGTAACCCATACTAGCCATCATCTTTGAAGCAATGCCACGAGTGTGATTCTCCCATTTCGCAAAAACAGCAGTTTCAGTCTGGATTCCCCTCTGCAGGGTAGAATTTTCCTGAAACCCTAAACCTTCTGAGTTATCTTCGTCATAGTCACTATAATCAGAATGCTCAGAGCTTGAGTTGTCTTCTTCATCAGACAACTGAGCATATGCAGACAATGAAATAGATTCAGTTCCAAGCTTTAAAGAGCTTCCATCATCTAGAAAAATAACTTTCGCCAGACTAAGTTTGTCATCCCATAATTCAAGTTCCGCCTTCCGCCAAATGCCAGCTTTACTGTCAGCGACAGCCCAAATACTAGACCCCGCCATCGATTGATCCCAAATTGTGGGCCTATATGTCTTCAAGGAATATATTGGGACATCAATCCCTACAAAACAAATAACAATATTCAGTTTATCATAGGGGATCTTAAATAAAGTGGCAATCTCAGCAAGCTTTACGATAAAAGATACAACACAAAATACGAGGAATACTAGTAAATTTTGcaaattcaattaaaaaaaacagcGACACATTAGACCTacccttttttttaaaaatataaaacaccTGTATTTGAATATAACCACCAAACCACATGATTAAACATCACTCGCGATATAATTATTAGGTGACCCAAAAAGAAGACTCAAACCGCACACGTGTTTCTCATGTGACTTTCTTAGATAAAAAACAGGTTTTGAAGAATGGACGAGGCCTACTATTGTTTTTTAGGGAATACTTGCAGTTACATAGAACAACTGTAACATACCATGTGATAAGCGGCAACTAGAACCAAATCGACATCTTTGCTGTTGAAAGAACTTGCACATCTGCACTTGCGTGGTCCAGCATTAGTAATTTGATCTCTAATACTTAATCTAGTAAGTTAACAATTATTGTCTATGTCTATTGTCTAGACTCATGTCACTTCAAATGGATAAAAGGGAAAAACTATGCATAACTAATAAGAAATTTGTTTGAATATTTAGCAGTTTACTGATACAACCTAAAAAGTGAATGAAGAGAGAAGCAATTCAGAGCAAGGTGAAGGATAACTTGAAATATTTTGGACAAGGTAACGCCTAGAGTTCGTAACACTAGCATGGTAGCATAAAACCTTTGGACAAGGCTCCACAGACACTTTGAGTGCGGTGTCCTTTACACTTCATAAAAGGAAATACTCAACACTTCTATAGGAGAAACGAGAGTCTACCGAGTACCTACACCAAATCTTTAGGAACTCACAAGGCAAtaccaaactctgatgtcaaTCTTTGATAATCAGAACTCTGCAATTTATTTCTTGATACTTGGAGGTGGAGTGGTGGTGGTGATCAAATGACCACCTCAATTTTAGGATGAAATATGTTAAGTGACATAGCAATAATGGAAGAATGGTGTGAATTAGATTAAAAAGAAAGATTGCTATGCAGAAAAAGCCCAAGGCCCAAAGCTTTTGATTAAAGAATAATAGACTCTAGTCAAACTAATATCCTCAGATTCTTTATTGGTAGTAGTCATATTTGCCTCATCTAGCTTGTTTAGTATGACTTAGGAGACATTTAGCAGATTTAAAATGATATCTATCTGAACAATTAAAAATACTGATAAACATTAGTATTCATCTCAATAGTTAAAGTTTctgaatgaattacaaaattaaatactgaatgaacaaaaaaaatggtactccctccgtcccattttaactgcttttgacttttttacacgtattttaagatgttaaaaaatcacatctaaacatgattattctttacaaaatttatatcaaataaaagtttagaatctaaacttttatttgatataagaattgaattttttattgagtgtagatataatatttttacacctcaatatacttGGAAAAAGTCATAcaacagttaaaatgggacaaagggagtacaTTTTTTCAGGGCActaattttttttgccagagAAATATCTTAATGCAGTGGGAGTAATCAAGTAAGCTCATGGGTTTTATATCACACAGTTGTTTTAACAGAAAGTAAAATCTAGGTACAAATTCTCTATGCATCAAGATGGTTGAAAATATGTTCTTATTCATGAGGGCATAAATGATCTTATGGATGGTATGTCTAAGCTGACCCATCCATTTTATAAGATAACTATAAGCATCATCTAAGTCCTGATATGAATTAATCAACTATGTTATGGAGTTGCTTTTTTAAGTCTACAAATGCTCGAACTCTTGGAAAATCTGTAGTATTAATTCAGTACTATAACTATTAGTCAAGTCGGTGAAGTAAATATTATTGACTTTTTTAAATGAGAGTTGGTCAACTATGTTGGCAAGTTTACTAGATTTCTAATAAATATTGAACTTCTAAGCCTCACAGAAAGTACTTTTTTCTGTTTAATATTAGTTCTAAGGAAGGCATTATCACCAAAACCTCTCTAAGTTCTCAACATACTAGCTAGCTACTCTTAGGCCTGATCCTTGTTATCCCTAGACTCCTATATAAACTATAGATTTAAGTTCCCCAAACTGAGTACCTGAGAGAAAGGCGGCACCAAAAAAGATCTGGCCTGTGCTCCAGATATGCCAAATGTAAAGCTCGCAAGGGCTATCTAGTAATTACTGTCCTTGTAATGTTCTTTGACATTCAATAACATTGTTTCTTTACAAACTATAACAAACTTATACTTGTCTGTCAAACATATCTAGGTCAACCGGTTTTAGCTCATTCTTCTACTAATAAGTTCTTTACAGAAATTTAGTCCAATGCAAATGTTGATGTGCAGTTATAGTGGACTACAATACAAAATCTACAATTTAGTTGTCGATACTGCCGATCATAAAAACTATTCATCCggagataataataataaatcactGGTTCTCTGTATCTGTCTAGAGAAATTTCACTTTGGTAGCAACAGTGAAAACAATTCATGATGCGACTGCAGTATGCAAAAATGAGATCTGGAACTTATACTCACCAGCATGTTTTCAGATGTtggagtcaagaaagaaactttTGCTTCATCAGACTCTTCTAGACCAATTACTACACCATTATACCATCGTCCATCTGTATGTCTAAATCTACATTTAGATCCGATTGAATAACTCGGATCTTTCAGTGGTTCTGCTTGGAGATCTGGTGTATCAAGAGACTCAACCATGACATCCTCGATAGTAGATTTGGTACCTTGTAGGGCAACATCAGTCTCTCGCAACAACCTTGCACGCTTGAGATGAAAAAGCCCATCTTCCGCATCTTTACTTGCCTGAACAAGCTCCTCTTGAACCTAGTGAAACACAAACTTTTCAGGAAATTCAAGAAAAGCATATATATCTACAAACGAATAACGatatgtgtgtgcgtgtgtgtgagTGAGGGACCAACAAAGACGAGAGTCATCAAGCAAATAATATAAGCAAACATATATAATGAAAGCAATAACTTTGTCCTCAAACCATAGTTTTAAAACTAGGCCCAGTGAAATTTTAAGGATATATACTTGTACAATGTGAGAAAAAAGATGAAGAATACATTGATTCAAGACCAGCAAACCAGACAGACGTTTCGAAAAAAACCAGACTAACCACTAATCAGACACTTTTGGATGACTTAGGCGAACTAGACAGCATATTGACAAAAACAGACAGATTTACTGcaatgtttttttgttttgtttttttttgctaaatagatTTACTGCAATGTTAAGCAGTCTGGTCTGTCTACTTCGCTAAAATGTACATTAGCTTTAATTTATTGTTTCCCATAATTAAGGTTATTTGAGATTGAGTATATAAAGCAGACAGAAGTTGAATTGAGCACCAAATTTCATTTTTGCTTCGTCAGTCAAAGTAAATCTTTTGCATGACAAATGTTAACAATTACCGCATTAACTATTCAAAAATAGACTAATTAATGAGCTCAGTTAGAAGTTTGGTATATATTTAAGAGATATATAGCTTTGGAATTCTTATTTTGTCCGAAATTTCAATATCCCTTTGCAGCGCTCTCTTCCAACCCTCTTAAATGCCATCAACCCCCTCCCTCCCCACTaaaaaaaattttgtatatCTATTTCTActattcaaattttcaaaatcatgTTGTGTTCTTTCGCTCATAGTTCTTTACTTGAAGACTAATGTCTCAGCTCTAGAATCCATACAAAGAAGTATCAAATTTATGATAACCAGTTTAACTGTTCCGTTAAATATTAAGTTTGAACACTGGACTAATTATTTCATGATAACCAGTTATTAAGTCAAAATAGAGAGAAAATACAAGAAGGCAAGTACAGTAAGCCAATCAGATAATGGACAGAGATGAACTTCAACAGAGATAAAACTTCAACAAAAGGCAACCAAATTTTTAGCTGAGGAAGAAAAGGTCATCAGGAAATTTAACATGCTGTTATTTAAAGGACATGAGCTTTGGACAGCGATAGTCAGGTCTTAGAAACCTAGCAGCAAAAACAGCGCAGAGGCCACAGTTGGACAATCGCAATGGGAGGCACCACAAGAGGAGCTACTAAATCAAACTACATGTCAAATGAAGAAATTAATTATTAGGAAGTATATTATTAGCTATATCTTATCAtggataattatattatttcccAGCAACTAATGTACTAGCCTTCAACCTCAATATGAACTAAACAAGGACAAGTCGCGCACACATTTGTAACCACGAGCGCAACTAGCACTTAGCAGATACCAACCAATTTGCATCTCTGATAAGTACCCGAACTCTCCGATTTTCCGCTCATACCCATAACCCATGTTCACCAGGCATGTCATGGGTCTGGCTATGGGGCCTGAGAAACTGAATACTTCACTCAGCAACAatatagtttaaaataaaaaaagatctTGACAACTTGTTTATAAGGAGCAAGGTTCATTGAAAACTTGTTTGTGTTACATACAAAGTCAGGAACTTCGTCTTTGTCTTCATTTTTTTGTTAACTTTTCTTCATGTTACATACAGTGCCGAAACTAATTTGATTTACATGATGCACATTAGTATATACCCTATCCGATCTTAAAATAATCCGAATATCAGCTTAATTCCCGGAAGCTAGTGCTTAACATCAATCACGATTAGTCGCAACTGAAGAAACTATATAATTAAGGGATGTCCCAATAATGATTTGTATTCAAATTCatataacatatttacataCACATCTAAGACAAACCTAAATAGAACATGAGACAGTAGAAGAATAAaggaaatgtgtgtgtgcaaggaagagagagagagagagagagagagagagagagagagggagagagggagagagagagagagagagagagagagggagggagggagggagggagggagggagagagagagagggagagaccGCAAGAAGTTCAGAGTTGGAGGGGTCGGAGAGAAGGGCATGGGAGATGGCAGAGAGGGAGTCTCGGTGTTCATGTAATTGAATCTCTAGCTGTTCTTCCAAAACTCTCTCTTCTTCTTCGCCGGTCGCCATTTTAGGCCCCCAAATACTTACCCTGTGTTTATGTATCAAGCAACTTTGATTTTGGTCttcaacaaaaagaaaaagaaaaccatGATTTTAGAGCCAACTGAAGTTTAtataatgatttattaaaattaaaatactatggGCCTGTTTGTGCAGTGGAAGCTTCTTTTTTTCTTGACCTgagcttctactttttttccaaacactttattaactcttttatttctcacttctactccacttctataatttaagtaagaagttactttttttaagctaacccaaacggcccctatatcaCTCTAGTTATGGACAATAAATAATTGGGAAGAAAAACTAACTCCCagcttaaattaatttctgacttATTTATAGTTTTAAGCCAATTTTTAATTCACCACACAGACCCATTTCTTGAGCTTAAAGTCGGAAAAACTTAAACACTgcttatatctttatataaacaccatctttattttatatctttttcGTCCattatttgcaaaaaaaaaaaaaagttgttttaaaattcaacttttaatgtttgaatattacattttttatatcattatcaataacatatatgatttttaaaaagtcaAGCCTCAGTCTGAAATTCATCTAAGAAACCAAAATTTCTTGAATAATCGAACATTGAATAGGTACGTCCATACATTAATTaattggtatatatatatatatatatatatatatatatactctatcGGCCCCCTCAATTATTTACATTTGGAGGCGGGGACTCGGTACGTATTTTAatactcatataaaatatagtttgataaattattttgaattttttattctgaatacgtatttactatctaaatttttatacaaaaagtaaaaattcaaaaaaaaaaaacactatattttatatgtgtcttaaaatgtgtgtcaagtaatataaaaaagtataaagaaatgtgagggacggagagagtacatTATAGGAAATATCGATATGTATAAAAGGTAGGTGCCTGTTTGGCAAGACTGACTTGTGACTTTTTTCCGTAAGAAGCTTGTTTTCACTTTTTTGGCCGTTTGTTTAAAAAGCCCGAAACATTTATAAGACATTGAGAATGCTAGGCCTTTCCTTCTTTCACAGAATGTAGTTCTCATTTCACTAATTCACTTATTAATTTTAAGCGAAACctctttttttaaaagtttatcCTAATCCGTCCAGAGTTTACATGTTAATAACTAACAGGGGACTGCAGTCTGCAGCAACGAAGTTTATTTTGTAACTTTTGTTGTAAGCTAGGCAGTACGCAGTAGGCACTGTCAATAGTAATACATACAAACAATTTTCAGGTACATTCACCGACaaaaacaataatacaatgATAATGTAAAAAGTGTAAAGTGCGGGTCTTTCAGGAATGATAATTTAAACCATTACCTGTTTTCACTGAATCATGCAATGTAAGGACAAAATGCTTGTCGCAATCTTTGTATCTAAAAAAATAGTCTAGTATATATACCCTGCTATAATTATATATCAGTGTTGTACTTTTAAGTTCTTACCCTCACCATACACAAGATCTCTAATTTTACATAGTTACAATAATGGCTAAACAGACGCAGTTAACAGCTATCGTATTTGCCCTTTTAATGGCAACAGTAGAGATAAAAGGAGGAAACAGATATAATGTAGTCATGAGTAGAGGCTGCAGAAGAGGAGGCCGCGCCATTCGCCCCTCTGTAGAGTCTCCTACTCTCCATTTATCTCCGTCAGAATTATCACTGACACCGCCTCCAGTTGCTCTTCAGTCAGAACATTCGCGATATGAACTTAACCACAGGGGTGGTGGAGCCGCGCAGTGGGAGGTTATAAGAGGAAGAGCTCATCCGTAGAACTATATTTTTCACATTCTGTGGTTTTCAATTGTACAGGCCTTACTTTCTGGCTGATCTGCATCTTTGAATTCTAGTTTCATATGATAGTTTGATTGAAATAACTGAATAAAACTTGAATCAGTTTGATTCAGCCGGAAGCCGGTTAAATCTTACAGAGTGAATACTTTGGTTTTTCATTCAAAAGGGTGTCGAAAACACCCTTGTCGTAATTTGGAATCAAACTTGTGATCTCTCCCAACCAAAGCTTTGATAGTTTGATATCTTTTTAAGTTACTACAGTAGTTCTCTCAAAACCTGGTAGCGTTCGGAGCACTTAGCATGATCATACTGTATACGTTGTCATTTCTTTATTGCAATTTGATATTGGGAAAAACATTAGGTTTGCATTTTAACAGTGGCCTCCATTGTCCATGCTCCCTGCAGTTGTATTGACATCATGCTGGTCTCTTGTGAAGAAAGGATCttattttatatcttttaaaACCCTGGAATTTTCATGTTTAAGCACCAATACAATGTGATTTATGTTAAACACGGGCATTtctaattattcaaattatatatatactagaaaAGTTCCGGTCCTATACAAAGAGACTAATCCACTTACACAACACACGCACTCTCATTGGAGTAAATAACCAAATATCATCTAGACTCTGGCAAGTAAAAGTGAACCACCAAATTTCTCATCTTTTGGCAAGATTAGGATAAGTTTTAGCATCTTGAAATACACAGAAAGGTACAAATGCAATCAAATATAAACAATGCAGCATTATCCCCTCAAAAAGGGGGGAACATAGTATTAGAAAGTGTATAAAATTAGATAACAAAATATCCGGAGAAATAAGCCACACTTATAATTCATTCCCCGTCTCTACCTGACCAGCTAGCTAGCTACTTAACTACATATATGGAAAGTAGTAATTCGAGTTTCTGACACAGGTGATTCGGAGGGAGGAGGAGTGGGAGGCTTCATAATGGAACAGATTACACCTGCACAAATGATACCACTCTTTCTGCAACATGCAGATACGACTGCATTATGCCTAACTCCTCGTTTTACAGCTACTACTGTGATTAGCAGCAACAAAACTAGAAGTGTTACCTCTGTATGTTTGACATGTTCATCTGGAATTTAATCAACTTGAATACTCTGCTATTTTGTTTACTTTCTTGTTTTTTTACGTGGATTTGTCTGCGGTCACCAACACATGTCACCATCTAAGAAACGTACAAATTACCAGTTAATGTGGAATGCAGATATGTTCCTTACCTCGGAGCCAAAACGAAGCAATGCTTAAAAACGTCATTAAGGTAAAACTGAAGCAAAGGCCTCAGAGTATAAACTCTTGTCACATACAATCATATTAGAGATGCATACATCATACTAGCGCCATTAGTTGGTCACGGCAGACAGAATTTAACGCTATCCCTGGTTTCATTATGATTAACATGCCAAGGGCAAAAATGTTGACAATATTATTAGATTTCTTCAGAAGATACCCTCTACTATAAATAGGTGTCACCGATCTCTATTAATCCTTAACCTGTGCAAGATCTGTGATTTCATACATAATGGCTAAACAGACGGGATTAACAATTCTATTAGTGGTCCTTTTAACGACGACAGTAAAGATAAACGGAGGAAATAGATATAAATCCATCACTTCCACATGTTGCCAGAAAGGAGGTGACATTTACGCGTCTACACAGTCTCCTACTCCCTCTTCATCTCCATCGGAAACACCTCTTGCAGTGGCTCTTGTTGCTCCTCCTCTTCCAGCAAAATCACGACGTGTAATCAACAACAGGGGCGGAGGCTTACAGTTAGAGGTCACCGCTGCTCCCTAGAATCATTATATGTGTGCAATGCGTTTCTTTTTTATGACCAAGGCGTTATGTCTTCAGGTATTTGTTATCACTATCTGGCTCTTTTTTCTTGTTAAATATTGTTATTTACTTGTAATGAGTTGAACACTTGAACCGTGTGAAAGATGTGAAAAATGTAGGTCTCCTGTTGTAAACTACTACCGCTTTTATTATGCTTTGATCATGCTCGTTTGTTTCGTTACGTATACCGGTTTTATTATACTTTGATTATGCTTGTTTGTTTCTTACCGTGCATTTTTATTTCCAGTACACTCTCATTTTTGAACGTCTCATTCattcaattttatatgtttagtgacaagtttataatattaaagTTTAACTATAATCTTCTGCCACACTCAGTGGCGGCGGAACTGGAACTTAGATTTAGCGGGCTTAGTTGCATGGTTCACGACCAGATCgggtatataaaatattatttcttatgAATCGAATCGGGTGCGATGATCCGCGCATCCGGTTCGCGGTTCGATATATTGATCTCATTTAGTAATTTTTTACTAAACAATATATAGTCTACTTATGATTttcatgattaaaatatttattttactcgAAAATAAAGAAGTAAGTTAATCATAAAATGAATTgtaagattatttaattaatggtAGAGACCttcaatacatatttataagGGGATCTAAATCTATTTTGTAAAAACATATGTCTTGTGTGTCTTTTCTTTTCATCTGTATCATAATCCCACCTCCTTTGTTTTCTTATTTCTAttacgggttaattatcaagttggtcactgaagtgggcttaatgtatcaagttggtcactgaacttaaaacggtatcaagatggtcactgaagtggccataaatatcaaacaagtaccttgaaatataagttcaagcagtaaaaatattatttataaagttttacacattatttttgaatgttaccaaaaccaagtaaaaggttatgacttctaatatttatgataatatatttagattttatcaaatttatttattatttatttttaattaatacaaaaaataactatataataaaatataaataataaataaacttgataaaatctaaatatattattttaaatactagaagtcataactttttagttggttgtggtaacatttaaaaataatgtgtaaaactttataaataatatttttactacttgaactcatatttcaaggtacttgtttgatatttatgttgactttagtgaccatcttgataccgttttgagttcagtgaccaacttgatacattaagcccacttcagtgaccaatttgataattaaccctttctATTACTGAAGTACGtttctaaaaacaatttcaATCACAAACCCAAAATCATTCATTTTCTTCCCGAATAATGAACCAATGTGCTGCCCTTAACCATCAGAGACCCTAGCATCAAATTATGTTCATCAAACAGCAGCAGAAACCCTGCATACGTTCATCAAACAGCGGTTCATCAAATTATGTACCACTCAATTGTTTAAAGTTCAaactttaatttttgatatatctGAAACCCCCAATTAACAATCTCTTTATACAAAATCATAACACATACAAAAGTAGAtcaaagaaaaacaatttatccaagaatcaatcaaaatatcataCCTTCAAATTTGAAAAGCAAGCCTctctttataatatttataattcagctggggctgaaaaaaaaatatacattattttttcagggtctctagcattttctagccccctctggttccgctACTGACCACactcatttttatacattaatttttaattagtctcCTTATTTTTCCATTCTTTTCACCTTTTTCACTAAAATATAATCTGTCATGAGAgttgggacggaggaagtagtaTTTATGTCCCTatcatttattgatattttttacattgttgggcacgtattttaaggtgtgtataaaatataattttataatattttttcaaaattttcacttttaaaaaaatattttattcaggaaaaataaaatagtttatTAAACTACGAGAACTATAAAAGATCCGTCCACACGTAAAAAATGGAGGACCGAGGAGTAATAATTAGCTGATTCTTCATCGCCTTTTCACTGCTGCGATACGTGTATTGGGCTCAACTCAAGTCTCTTTCGCTCGTCACAGCTCTCTCACTGTAAGTTTCACTTTCGAAGAATTGATCTTCTCCCGATTACATAACTGCTTCAAATTTTtgaatgtatatatattctgtTTTGTGACTTTTGTAGAGTTTCGATTTCTACAGGAATCCAAATTTTGTTTCTAGTTGATTTGCTTTCTTTTTTCTCGGTGATATACTACTTGTATTTAGATGATTACAGATATTAGTGAGTTACTTATAACTTATTGCGAATAATATGTATTTAGTGCTGCTTGATGGACAGAATTATAGATTGCGTATCTCGGAACTTGAGTTTGATTAGAATTGAGGATTAGTATATTGTCTGATGCGAAGAATAATGTCATAAAATTCAAGTTAATGTGTGTTggattttttcaaattatatgcaAATTCGATTTCAATGGACGATATGGGACCTTTCTTAACGCAGTTGATGATTTTTGAACTTACGCAACACACTTAGAAATAGATTTTCTTCCCAGCCCCAATACTGTTTTGCTGATCTAGTCCCCGACTTCACTTTGAGTGTTAATACTGAATCAATATTTTTGCCGAATTTAAGCTGATATGATTTAGTTGATAGCTTTAGTTCTGTATTATGATTTCCTTGCacagtcttttttttttcccatgaaaatgttttttatttgaatGTTGATCAAATTTATTATCCTACGGCCAGCAGAAGACATAATGGCATTGAGAATGGTTGCAAGGAAAATGAGAAGTAAGCTTTTGCCAAGTCTCACCCCGGCATATATGTTGCACTCTCATGCTACAAGTTTTGGTGAGTCCAAATTTAAAATCGTAGTTTTTACTTTTcgtataaaatttcaaactcacaGCTGATAGTTTGATAATGTAATCCTTTAGTCCTTTAGATACTTTGGTATTTGCTCcataacaaatttaatattaggGTTTCGAACCTTTGGTGTGAAGGTAATGGCACAGCCGCACAGGTGCATTCGGCAAGCAAGAATTAGATCAACTAGTCTAGTATAATgcaaactaatttttttttctaaaaagggGATCCAATTATCTATACCATGATACTGAACAAGCAACAGAATGACCTTTCCTAGCAACAGTTGAGCTTAATTTGGTTAATACATGATAGCTTGAGTGACATTTGTCGTAGCTTACTTTTaaagtttatatattt
Protein-coding regions in this window:
- the LOC108205226 gene encoding zinc finger CCCH domain-containing protein 22; the encoded protein is MATGEEEERVLEEQLEIQLHEHRDSLSAISHALLSDPSNSELLAVQEELVQASKDAEDGLFHLKRARLLRETDVALQGTKSTIEDVMVESLDTPDLQAEPLKDPSYSIGSKCRFRHTDGRWYNGVVIGLEESDEAKVSFLTPTSENMLMCKFFQQQRCRFGSSCRLSHGIDVPIYSLKTYRPTIWDQSMAGSSIWAVADSKAGIWRKAELELWDDKLSLAKVIFLDDGSSLKLGTESISLSAYAQLSDEEDNSSSEHSDYSDYDEDNSEGLGFQENSTLQRGIQTETAVFAKWENHTRGIASKMMASMGYSEGMGLGATGQGIVDPISVRVLPSKQSLDHALESRENGEKNDNTEKKRSRGGKRKRDKKFAAAARAAKEAEEPSPDVFSLINTQLAKHSEALNGGRSGINQQNKSSKKGNNEDRRALVAYTDEVKELRMRIEKLEEMVTRNKKEKVVYEAAMRKLHETRKALERVEAAHASASTALSSEEREKKWLKF